GCGCCCGCCGCGGAATAGGCTCCGTCGTCCGCGCCGATGCCAGCGCCCGCGCCGGCTTCTACCAGAACTTCGTGGCCGTGGGCGACATATTCGCGTACCGAGCCGGGCGTCAGGCCCACGCGGTATTCATGGTTCTTGATTTCCTTGGGGCAGCCGACGCGCATCTCGTGATCTCCTCTTGGCTCTCTTGGAAGCCATTTCGTCCCTGTATCTTACAAATAAAGCACGAACCGAGCCGAATGTGTTTGCGAATTTAGTTGCGTCTTAAGAGGCTGATAGATACTTTCTTGCGTTGAAACCCGCTGTATTCGAAAGATTCACGAATAATGCCGCTCGACAGGATCGATATCGCCATCCTCGAAACGCTTCAGAAGGACGGACGGATCTCCAATGCCGCGCTGGCCGAAAAGGTGGGGCTTTCGCAATCCGCCTGTTCGCGGCGGCTCGATAATCTGGAGAAGTCGGGAGTCATACGCGGCTATCACGCCCAGCTTTCGAACGCCGCGCTCGGGCATCAGATGACGGCGATCGTGCATATCTCCCTGTCCGGGCAGTTCGAGAAGACGCTGTCGGACTTCGAGGCTGCGGTGAAGCGTTGCCCGAACATCCTTTCATGCCATCTGATGTCTGGCGAATATGATTACATTCTGCGCATCGCGGCAAAGGATCTGGCGGATTACGAGCGAATCCACAAGGAGTGGCTGTCGGCCATGCCGCATGTCACCAAGATCAATTCGAGTTTTGCGCTCCGTGAGATCATCGATCGGACGGCGCTCGGATTGAAGCCGGACATGGCCTGAAGGCGAAACAGCGTTGCGCGCTACCGGTAGCGATGCGTCGCCTGCTCGGTCACTATGACATCCATTGGTATGTCGTGGTGCTGCGGCTCGATGGTTTCGATATGTTGCAGCGCATAGCCGACGCCGACGACCGTGGGTTTGTTCTTCATCGCCGCCAGGGTGCGGTCAAAGAAGCCGCCACCATAGCCCAGCCGGTAGCCGGCCCGGTCGAAGCCGACCACCGGGGCAATCGTAACGTCTGGAACGACCGCCTCGCCGTCCGCAGGGACAGGGATGTTCCAGACACCCTTCTCGAGCGCATCACCGGGGCGGTAGGCGCGGAAGACCAGAGGTTGCGCCTTTTCCACCACGACGGGCAGCGCGCCGGTCGCGCCCCTTTCGACGATGGCGGCGAGCCAGCGCCTGAGGTCGGGCTCGCCGCGGAAAGGCCAGTAGACGCTGACGACGCGGCCCGCCACGTCGCCGATCACAGTGTCCAATCCGGCCACGATCTTCTCGGTCATCGCCGAGCGCCGCTCGGCCGTTACCGCAAGGCGTTCCCCGATCAACCGCTCGCGTTCGGCCTTGCGCCATTGCCGCAGTTGCGGAGTCATCCGGCCACCTGCGCATCGGCAATACTGCCGGTCGAAAGATCGTGATTCAGCATTGCCGTTCAGCCCTCCGCAAACAACAGCAGCCTAAAGCGTGCCGGCGATATCGGATGATGCAATCGCGACGTCCCAGGGCGCGTCGACCGTGCGCGTCGGCGGCATCGACGTTTACGACCGAAGCCTTGCGAACGGGAACGAATGCGCGACGCAGCCGTTTTTCTCTTCTAACGCACATTCGATGAGTTGAGCGTCGCCGGATCGCCTGCGGCGCGAGTGCATGGAGCGTTACATGATGAAGCGGATCATGCGGGCAGGGCTCGCGCTGGTGTCGGCGCGGCCGCCCCAAAAACCCAAGCGCAAATCAACACGAAACGACGCCACGACACCGCAGAAGCGTACAGAAAGTACGGATTTCGGCAAACGAGGCGAGAAGATGCCGACCGCAGCCTGGCGCCGCGATCGTGCATCAAGATCGGAAAAAAGTTCTGATGCCGACTAACAGGTCGTGGAAGCCGAGCACGCGGCGCGTGCGGTGGCGATCTTCTCGTTGAGCACATCCTTGCCCAGCGCGCCGAAGACGACCTCGTTGCCGACCACGTAGGAAGGCGTGCCGGTGATTTGCAGCTTGTTGGCCAGATCGTAAGTC
The window above is part of the Rhizobiaceae bacterium genome. Proteins encoded here:
- a CDS encoding Lrp/AsnC family transcriptional regulator encodes the protein MPLDRIDIAILETLQKDGRISNAALAEKVGLSQSACSRRLDNLEKSGVIRGYHAQLSNAALGHQMTAIVHISLSGQFEKTLSDFEAAVKRCPNILSCHLMSGEYDYILRIAAKDLADYERIHKEWLSAMPHVTKINSSFALREIIDRTALGLKPDMA
- a CDS encoding 5-formyltetrahydrofolate cyclo-ligase; amino-acid sequence: MTPQLRQWRKAERERLIGERLAVTAERRSAMTEKIVAGLDTVIGDVAGRVVSVYWPFRGEPDLRRWLAAIVERGATGALPVVVEKAQPLVFRAYRPGDALEKGVWNIPVPADGEAVVPDVTIAPVVGFDRAGYRLGYGGGFFDRTLAAMKNKPTVVGVGYALQHIETIEPQHHDIPMDVIVTEQATHRYR